The following are from one region of the Rhodopirellula sp. P2 genome:
- a CDS encoding CotH kinase family protein, which translates to MLRLPHVRPVVLLFSGVALIGGLGCSPNIQAQPPGMGPGGPGGPDQPDQELVEKFDADGNAWLNDAERKQAREFLAATPVQRGFGGPGGPRGRGPGEGLGPAGGRERGEGGGGDFGPPPGFGPPQGFGPPSGFGPPADGGPPRGDETGRGRGQRGGGPPGMNRDRPEPTPGQTITKESVTPVDGDLYDPQIVRTVFLDFSNDDWEEEMETFHSTDVEVPATITVDGKSYPDCGISFRGASSYGMVPRGYKRSLNISVDMANPDQRIGGYKTLNLLNGASDDSMMSTVLYSHIANQSIPAPRANFVRVVINGEDWGVYTNVEQFNKDFVKRNFGSAKGARWKVSGSPRGGGGLEYRGEDLENYRHPFEQKSGNDKDLQRLVDLCRVLEQTPTDELPAALEPIVNVDGLLWFLALDNALINSDGYWIRASDYSIVLDKKDVFHFIPHDMNEAFRAAGGPGGPGGPGGRGGPGGRGGRGRGGPDGFAGRGDFSGPRGLDGPHDAGGPRDSDRPRGFAGPDQTGPRDAKRPTAESTASPLGLDPLIGLDDPTKPLRSKVLAVPQYRDAYLANVHQIAEHSLNWETIGPFVQSQAELIEPLLKVDTRKLGTFESFQAMTSDADVSDQSEEPRRGHGAMNLKAFADGRREFLLK; encoded by the coding sequence ATGCTCCGTCTCCCGCACGTTCGCCCCGTGGTCTTGCTGTTCTCTGGAGTCGCCTTGATCGGCGGCCTCGGTTGCTCGCCCAACATCCAGGCGCAACCGCCCGGAATGGGGCCTGGTGGCCCCGGCGGTCCAGACCAACCCGACCAAGAACTCGTCGAGAAATTTGACGCGGACGGCAACGCATGGTTGAACGATGCCGAACGCAAGCAGGCTCGGGAATTTCTCGCCGCCACCCCAGTCCAACGTGGTTTCGGTGGCCCTGGTGGACCTCGCGGACGTGGTCCAGGTGAAGGTCTTGGCCCCGCAGGAGGACGTGAGCGCGGCGAAGGTGGCGGAGGCGACTTCGGGCCTCCTCCCGGCTTCGGTCCGCCACAAGGCTTCGGGCCGCCCTCCGGATTTGGACCTCCAGCGGACGGTGGACCACCTCGAGGCGATGAAACGGGACGCGGTCGTGGTCAACGCGGCGGTGGGCCTCCCGGAATGAATCGTGATCGCCCCGAGCCCACGCCCGGACAAACCATCACCAAAGAATCGGTCACTCCAGTCGACGGTGACCTTTATGACCCTCAAATCGTTCGCACCGTGTTCTTGGACTTCAGCAATGACGACTGGGAAGAGGAAATGGAAACCTTCCACAGCACCGATGTAGAGGTCCCCGCCACCATCACAGTCGATGGAAAATCCTATCCCGACTGCGGCATCAGTTTCCGTGGTGCCTCGTCGTATGGCATGGTCCCGCGAGGTTACAAACGATCACTCAATATCTCCGTCGACATGGCCAACCCAGACCAACGGATCGGCGGCTACAAAACGCTGAACCTGCTCAACGGTGCCAGCGATGATTCGATGATGAGCACCGTGCTGTACTCTCACATTGCCAACCAATCCATTCCCGCCCCTCGAGCCAACTTTGTTCGCGTCGTCATCAACGGCGAGGACTGGGGCGTCTACACCAACGTCGAACAATTCAACAAGGACTTTGTCAAACGAAACTTTGGCAGTGCCAAAGGGGCACGCTGGAAAGTCAGCGGTTCGCCTCGCGGGGGCGGTGGACTGGAATACCGCGGCGAGGACTTGGAAAACTATCGCCACCCTTTCGAACAAAAGTCCGGCAACGACAAAGACCTTCAGCGTCTGGTCGATCTGTGCCGTGTGCTCGAACAAACCCCAACCGACGAACTCCCCGCGGCCTTGGAACCGATCGTCAACGTCGACGGTTTGCTCTGGTTCCTCGCTCTGGACAACGCCTTGATCAACTCGGACGGGTACTGGATTCGAGCGAGTGACTACAGCATCGTACTGGACAAAAAGGATGTGTTCCACTTCATCCCGCACGACATGAACGAAGCCTTTCGCGCTGCGGGTGGCCCAGGTGGTCCCGGAGGCCCGGGTGGTCGCGGTGGCCCCGGCGGACGAGGCGGTCGTGGGCGCGGCGGCCCAGACGGATTTGCTGGCCGCGGTGATTTTAGCGGCCCCCGAGGACTCGATGGACCGCACGATGCTGGTGGACCTCGTGATTCAGATCGACCTCGAGGATTTGCTGGCCCCGATCAAACCGGTCCTCGCGATGCCAAGCGTCCCACCGCGGAATCAACGGCCTCTCCCCTGGGATTGGATCCGCTGATTGGCCTGGACGATCCCACCAAACCTCTTCGCAGCAAAGTGCTGGCGGTCCCCCAGTACCGCGACGCCTACCTCGCGAATGTTCATCAAATCGCGGAGCACTCACTGAACTGGGAAACCATCGGACCGTTTGTTCAGTCGCAAGCTGAATTGATTGAACCGCTATTGAAAGTCGACACGCGAAAGCTGGGAACATTCGAATCCTTCCAAGCAATGACCAGCGACGCCGATGTCTCCGATCAATCGGAAGAACCACGTCGCGGCCATGGTGCGATGAACTTGAAAGCCTTCGCCGACGGCCGTCGCGAATTCTTGCTGAAGTAA
- a CDS encoding DUF4198 domain-containing protein: protein MNRLLLSFAFLLTAIPGTSYAHKVWLLPSQTVFSGPEPWLTVDAAVSNDLFYFNHFPLSLDNLVITTPDGTEAEAQNKSTGKYRSVFDLPLTQRGTYRLAIVNDGAFASWEENGERRRWRGSAAAIGTEVPADADNLRITESFGRIETFVTNGAPSQEALQPVGKGIELIPVTHPNDLYSGETATFRFLVNGQPQKDMEIVVIEGGTRYRNSQEELNVTTNEEGEFQITWAEPGMYWIETSHQDNETKIENATGRRMSYAGTFEVLPQ, encoded by the coding sequence ATGAATCGTTTGTTGCTTTCGTTTGCCTTTCTACTGACCGCCATTCCTGGCACTTCGTATGCGCACAAGGTTTGGTTGCTGCCATCACAAACCGTGTTCTCGGGTCCGGAACCCTGGCTGACCGTCGACGCGGCGGTTTCCAACGACCTGTTCTACTTCAACCACTTTCCGTTGAGCCTGGACAATCTGGTCATCACGACTCCCGATGGAACCGAAGCCGAAGCCCAAAACAAGTCCACAGGCAAGTACCGCAGCGTCTTTGATTTGCCCCTGACTCAGCGTGGCACCTATCGTCTGGCAATCGTCAACGATGGCGCCTTTGCAAGCTGGGAAGAGAACGGCGAACGACGTCGCTGGCGGGGAAGCGCCGCTGCGATCGGAACTGAAGTGCCCGCCGACGCAGACAACCTTCGCATCACCGAAAGCTTTGGCCGGATTGAAACATTCGTCACCAATGGTGCTCCCTCCCAAGAAGCCTTGCAGCCAGTTGGAAAGGGCATTGAACTCATTCCTGTGACGCACCCCAACGATTTGTACTCGGGGGAAACCGCAACGTTCCGCTTCCTGGTCAACGGCCAACCTCAAAAGGACATGGAAATCGTGGTCATCGAAGGCGGCACGCGGTACCGCAATTCGCAAGAGGAACTCAATGTCACGACCAACGAAGAAGGTGAGTTCCAAATCACTTGGGCCGAACCTGGCATGTACTGGATCGAAACCAGCCACCAAGACAACGAGACCAAGATTGAGAACGCAACCGGCCGCCGAATGAGCTACGCGGGCACTTTCGAAGTCCTGCCTCAATGA
- a CDS encoding DUF4956 domain-containing protein, which produces MPEWLPPISTEVDANLPTLATRLALAWLCGWAVALIARIKSPHDSPNQLTLTLVLMSVLIAMATQIIGDNVARAFSLVGALSIVRFRAAVSSTRDVAFVLAAVVVGMAIGAGQYWVSFLGLITLAWATQFNGGSSASQLKKRSLTEAPQWRLTLKVGLHSVGSWEAELKRLTKSYEILSAETARRGGSLELVYRYQPQDDTDASQLIAALNTIPTVESVATKPI; this is translated from the coding sequence ATGCCTGAATGGCTTCCTCCGATCTCCACCGAAGTGGACGCCAACTTGCCGACGCTGGCAACGCGACTTGCGTTGGCTTGGTTATGCGGCTGGGCGGTGGCGTTGATCGCGCGGATCAAATCCCCCCACGACTCGCCGAATCAACTCACCCTCACGCTGGTCTTGATGAGCGTGTTGATCGCGATGGCCACCCAAATCATCGGTGACAACGTCGCTCGTGCCTTCAGCTTGGTTGGCGCTCTTTCAATCGTTCGATTCCGGGCCGCTGTGTCCTCCACACGAGACGTGGCCTTCGTCTTGGCAGCGGTGGTCGTCGGCATGGCGATCGGAGCGGGTCAATACTGGGTATCGTTCTTGGGCTTGATCACACTCGCTTGGGCCACTCAGTTCAACGGCGGGAGTTCAGCGTCTCAGCTCAAAAAACGATCGTTGACAGAAGCCCCCCAATGGCGATTGACGCTCAAGGTGGGTCTGCATTCAGTCGGCAGCTGGGAAGCCGAACTGAAACGTCTCACCAAAAGCTACGAGATTCTTTCAGCTGAGACGGCTCGTCGTGGGGGTTCATTGGAATTGGTCTATCGCTATCAACCACAAGACGACACCGACGCCAGCCAACTCATCGCCGCACTGAACACCATTCCAACGGTCGAGTCGGTCGCCACCAAACCCATCTGA
- a CDS encoding flavodoxin domain-containing protein: MISKVNAICLAALVFAAWGLAQWTEGTWWIAPPSASRWWAAAGSLAAYGLLCVWSFRGNPASQSMPVKVASVTCNHVPPEVPSRSFDNDPMLVIYASETGFAEELAQQTLDLLRGAGQLAELLPLDSISMERLQTTRQAFFLASTAGEGEPPAHACEFAEEVMSTQPDLSSLSYAVLAFGDSSYDEYCAFGRQIDAWLQQCGAQATDDRIDVDDADPMALSVWQALVEEFAGNAQPSL; this comes from the coding sequence ATGATCTCGAAGGTCAACGCCATTTGCCTCGCGGCACTCGTCTTCGCCGCTTGGGGTTTGGCTCAATGGACGGAAGGCACTTGGTGGATCGCACCACCAAGTGCCTCGCGTTGGTGGGCGGCGGCAGGTTCGCTTGCCGCCTATGGCTTGCTGTGCGTTTGGTCGTTTCGAGGCAACCCAGCGTCCCAGAGCATGCCCGTGAAAGTTGCGTCGGTGACCTGCAATCACGTGCCCCCAGAAGTTCCTTCCAGGAGTTTCGACAACGATCCCATGCTGGTGATCTACGCCAGTGAAACAGGATTCGCAGAGGAACTTGCCCAACAGACACTGGATTTGCTTCGCGGGGCGGGCCAGCTCGCTGAGTTGCTGCCGCTTGATTCGATTTCGATGGAGCGATTGCAAACGACTCGGCAAGCCTTCTTTTTGGCAAGCACAGCCGGGGAGGGTGAACCGCCCGCTCACGCCTGCGAGTTCGCCGAAGAGGTGATGTCGACGCAGCCTGATTTGTCCTCGCTGAGTTACGCTGTTTTGGCGTTCGGTGACAGCAGCTATGACGAGTACTGCGCCTTCGGCCGGCAAATCGACGCTTGGTTGCAGCAATGCGGCGCGCAGGCAACGGACGATCGGATCGACGTCGATGATGCCGATCCCATGGCATTATCAGTATGGCAAGCTCTCGTCGAAGAGTTTGCCGGCAATGCTCAACCGAGTCTGTGA
- a CDS encoding LamG-like jellyroll fold domain-containing protein: MIRTILLSLFVSVPVLTIASEPVRWSADSTQSSVVATHGKAGIGTGIDGKSWLLNGQTVLTPQDANSVLEAGEYSLVVWVNPYRLSSDQQIIAAKNRYSLDEREWSLMLDRNHRFSLYVHQNGWQTISGPVPELGHWYQLCVVIKPDQAELYVNGERSGSLKLDRPVQPTAAPLTFGGVNDDGIIRQTWHGAIDEVELRPQAISADEVKASYHPASSVHDVPKPPPPFPLWDEHSPLAQADDLPEVASVDFQVIKKWDKPRDGYTFLHGVALARHQGKLFASIGHNKGDENTVTEEAQFRVSEDEGKTWGPLQVIDAGAEENLAVSHGVFLSHGKTLWAFQGAYYGRMDNIHTRAYRLKESTGEWEPMGVIIEQGFWPMNQPVRMDDGNWIMPGFLGRRYSGDDVFPAAVAISRGEDFTQWDLVKIPVERTIDRMWGESSLWVDGPTVFNVARYGGDAKALFAKSDDYGRTWSPSGISNLPMATSKPAAGVLSNGQRYLVCTTAAGNGGNRSPLTIAVSRPGENVFCKVFVIRRSMNGDAPGESAKRLSLSYPCAMEHDGKLYVGYSNNGGRRANQNSAEMAVLPLESLQIP, encoded by the coding sequence ATGATCCGAACCATTTTGTTGAGTCTGTTTGTCTCGGTTCCTGTCCTGACAATCGCGAGCGAACCAGTGCGGTGGTCGGCTGATTCAACGCAATCGAGTGTCGTTGCAACGCACGGCAAAGCAGGAATCGGTACCGGAATCGATGGTAAGAGTTGGTTGCTCAACGGGCAAACGGTGCTGACGCCACAGGATGCAAACAGCGTTTTGGAAGCGGGTGAATATTCGCTTGTGGTTTGGGTGAATCCCTACCGCTTGAGTTCTGATCAACAAATCATCGCGGCCAAGAATCGTTATTCGTTGGATGAACGCGAGTGGTCACTGATGCTGGATCGCAATCACCGATTCAGCCTCTATGTTCATCAAAATGGATGGCAAACCATTTCGGGACCTGTGCCTGAACTCGGCCATTGGTACCAACTTTGTGTGGTGATCAAACCGGATCAGGCGGAGTTGTATGTCAATGGCGAACGATCGGGATCGTTGAAGCTGGACCGTCCTGTTCAACCCACCGCTGCGCCGCTGACTTTCGGTGGCGTGAACGACGATGGGATCATCCGGCAAACCTGGCATGGCGCGATCGATGAGGTGGAGCTTCGCCCCCAAGCTATCTCGGCTGATGAAGTGAAAGCGTCGTATCATCCGGCGAGTTCGGTGCATGATGTTCCCAAGCCTCCCCCGCCATTCCCTTTGTGGGACGAGCACTCACCGTTGGCCCAAGCGGATGATTTGCCCGAAGTTGCCAGCGTCGACTTCCAGGTGATCAAAAAATGGGACAAGCCCCGCGATGGGTACACGTTCTTGCACGGAGTCGCGCTTGCTCGGCACCAAGGGAAGTTGTTTGCGTCGATCGGTCACAACAAAGGGGACGAAAACACGGTGACCGAAGAGGCTCAATTCCGAGTCAGCGAGGACGAGGGGAAAACATGGGGGCCTCTGCAAGTCATCGATGCAGGTGCTGAAGAAAACCTGGCTGTCAGTCATGGAGTCTTTCTGTCGCACGGGAAAACCTTGTGGGCATTCCAGGGCGCCTACTACGGTCGAATGGACAACATCCACACACGTGCCTATCGATTGAAAGAATCCACGGGAGAGTGGGAGCCAATGGGCGTGATCATTGAGCAGGGATTCTGGCCGATGAACCAACCCGTTCGGATGGACGATGGCAACTGGATCATGCCCGGGTTCCTTGGCAGGCGTTATTCGGGAGACGATGTGTTCCCGGCGGCGGTAGCGATCAGCCGCGGGGAAGATTTCACTCAGTGGGATTTAGTGAAGATCCCTGTTGAACGCACCATTGATCGGATGTGGGGCGAATCCAGTTTATGGGTGGACGGGCCAACCGTTTTCAACGTGGCTCGCTATGGTGGAGACGCCAAAGCGTTGTTCGCGAAGAGCGACGACTATGGTCGAACTTGGTCACCATCTGGGATCAGCAATCTGCCGATGGCAACGTCCAAACCCGCGGCGGGTGTCCTGAGCAACGGCCAAAGGTACCTGGTCTGCACTACCGCTGCTGGGAACGGTGGCAATCGATCGCCGCTGACCATCGCCGTTTCGCGTCCAGGCGAAAATGTGTTCTGCAAAGTGTTCGTCATCCGGCGGTCAATGAACGGGGATGCTCCTGGTGAGTCCGCCAAACGTCTGAGTTTGTCTTACCCATGTGCGATGGAACACGATGGCAAACTGTATGTTGGGTACTCCAACAACGGCGGTCGCCGCGCCAACCAAAACAGCGCCGAGATGGCAGTGCTGCCACTGGAGTCACTTCAGATCCCGTGA
- a CDS encoding DUF1559 domain-containing protein, which translates to MPRSLSLVPTRCAQVKCSRPECSPPLRSPKLGFTLVELLVVIAIIGVLVGLLLPAVQAAREAARSMQCSNNLKQIGLATHNYASTYSGAFPNNGFSGPTYPNDFSAHAKLLPFLEQAQLQDLINFSIPMGHPATQDLPVELREAAQTRVQAYECPSDIGAELHSLTMPSGASIQIAGTSYSMNQGSGQDGVFHPGNGTPSDGMCWVNAKLKFRDILDGTSHTILFAETTIGSGIDVATVTPKMDFRTHRASVSSIAATVLDAASQNQYAGVEAVTNSWDGSRNHYWLRGSVPDGAVMNGFLTPNSLIPDLSYRSSKITGPRSYHTGFVKVLMADGSVQNVTDSVEQELWRASWTRMGREVETLSSH; encoded by the coding sequence ATGCCTCGTTCGCTCTCTCTCGTACCGACTCGCTGCGCCCAAGTGAAGTGCAGCCGTCCCGAGTGTTCCCCGCCTCTGCGTTCCCCAAAATTAGGTTTCACTTTGGTGGAACTGCTGGTTGTGATCGCCATCATCGGCGTGTTGGTGGGCCTGCTGTTGCCGGCCGTCCAAGCCGCTCGCGAAGCCGCCCGGTCGATGCAGTGCAGCAACAACCTCAAGCAAATCGGCTTGGCCACTCACAACTACGCGTCCACCTACTCGGGTGCGTTTCCAAACAATGGATTCAGCGGTCCAACCTATCCCAACGACTTCTCGGCTCATGCGAAACTGTTGCCGTTTTTAGAGCAAGCCCAACTGCAAGATCTGATCAACTTCAGCATCCCGATGGGTCACCCGGCCACACAAGATTTACCGGTCGAACTGCGTGAGGCGGCACAAACTCGCGTGCAAGCCTACGAGTGCCCAAGCGACATTGGAGCGGAGCTCCACAGCCTGACCATGCCATCGGGTGCCAGCATTCAAATTGCCGGGACCAGTTACAGCATGAACCAAGGCAGCGGCCAAGACGGTGTCTTCCACCCCGGCAACGGCACGCCTTCGGATGGCATGTGCTGGGTGAACGCCAAACTGAAATTCCGGGACATCTTGGACGGAACCTCCCACACGATTCTGTTTGCCGAAACCACCATCGGCTCCGGAATCGACGTCGCCACCGTCACTCCCAAAATGGATTTCCGCACCCACCGCGCGTCGGTCAGTTCCATCGCCGCAACAGTCTTGGATGCGGCGTCTCAGAATCAATACGCTGGGGTGGAAGCGGTCACCAACAGTTGGGACGGCAGTCGCAACCACTACTGGTTGCGTGGCTCGGTTCCGGATGGCGCCGTGATGAATGGTTTCTTGACACCAAACAGTCTCATCCCTGACCTCAGCTACCGCTCGTCGAAGATCACGGGTCCTCGCAGTTATCATACGGGGTTCGTCAAAGTCCTGATGGCCGATGGCAGCGTTCAAAACGTGACCGACTCGGTCGAACAAGAACTCTGGCGTGCGAGCTGGACACGGATGGGACGCGAGGTCGAGACCCTTTCGTCCCACTGA
- a CDS encoding PepSY-associated TM helix domain-containing protein, whose translation MSNDSADTPPGPTVRKRGFSPTLLRLVVQWHWTSSAVCLIGMLGFAITGITLNHASQIETEPQHESVIDDLPPELVTLLVNPAEEESAALPPELAEWLTAQTGKSIGSRKADWSEDEVYLSMPGPGSDAWLAIDRETGEFEFESTKRGWISYFNDLHKGRNTGAAWKWFLDLFAIATLVFCLTGLLLLVEHARRRKMTWPLVGLGLFLPFLLAVLLIH comes from the coding sequence ATGAGCAATGACTCCGCTGACACACCTCCCGGTCCAACGGTTCGCAAGAGAGGCTTTTCGCCGACTCTGCTGCGGTTGGTGGTGCAGTGGCACTGGACCAGCTCAGCGGTTTGTTTGATCGGGATGCTGGGGTTTGCGATCACCGGCATCACGCTGAACCACGCTTCGCAAATCGAAACCGAACCGCAACACGAATCGGTCATCGATGATTTACCGCCGGAGCTTGTGACCTTGCTCGTGAATCCGGCAGAGGAAGAGTCAGCCGCCTTGCCACCAGAATTGGCTGAGTGGTTGACCGCACAAACCGGCAAGTCGATCGGAAGCCGAAAGGCGGATTGGTCCGAAGATGAAGTTTACCTATCGATGCCCGGCCCCGGTTCGGATGCGTGGCTGGCCATTGATCGCGAGACCGGTGAATTTGAATTTGAATCGACAAAGCGTGGTTGGATTTCCTACTTCAACGATTTGCACAAGGGACGCAATACAGGTGCAGCCTGGAAATGGTTCCTGGATCTTTTCGCGATTGCCACCTTGGTGTTTTGTCTCACGGGTTTGCTGTTGTTGGTGGAACATGCTCGACGTCGAAAAATGACCTGGCCGCTGGTCGGACTGGGGTTGTTCCTTCCATTCTTGCTCGCTGTTTTGTTGATTCACTGA
- a CDS encoding polyphosphate polymerase domain-containing protein, with protein MNDKRIELKYQLDPSLALEVKQWARQHLTADPHCETGDSYDVNTLYLDTPQLDLFHQTGVIGRRKYRVRRYGCEAQLWLESKSKKKNEVQKTRSVGPEQEVLQALIGLDDIPAQKDNDSTSTPWFGDWFCDQATERQLRPTTHVHYRRFARMNTEQGQSMRLTIDSQLHASPATEWEVASEDASSDRSQRVKATPLEILELKFHRIMPHRFKELLREFPIPVTGFSKYRAAIRCWNLDQTISIFDSTNTSPANLRSNQETLTHA; from the coding sequence ATGAATGACAAGCGAATCGAACTGAAGTATCAACTGGATCCCAGTTTGGCATTGGAAGTCAAACAGTGGGCCCGTCAACATCTCACCGCAGACCCTCACTGCGAAACGGGGGACAGCTACGACGTCAACACGCTGTACCTGGACACTCCGCAGTTGGACCTGTTTCATCAAACCGGAGTGATCGGGCGACGGAAGTATCGGGTTCGACGCTATGGCTGCGAAGCTCAGCTTTGGTTGGAAAGCAAATCCAAGAAGAAAAACGAGGTCCAAAAAACTCGATCCGTGGGGCCCGAACAGGAAGTGCTGCAGGCCTTGATTGGATTGGATGACATCCCAGCTCAGAAGGACAACGATTCCACCTCCACCCCGTGGTTCGGCGATTGGTTTTGCGACCAAGCCACAGAGCGTCAACTTCGTCCAACCACTCATGTCCACTACCGACGATTTGCTCGAATGAACACCGAGCAAGGTCAAAGCATGCGTTTGACCATCGATAGCCAACTGCACGCCAGCCCAGCAACCGAATGGGAAGTGGCATCCGAGGACGCCTCGTCAGATCGTTCGCAACGGGTGAAAGCGACCCCGCTCGAAATTCTCGAGCTGAAATTCCATCGAATCATGCCGCACCGTTTCAAAGAACTGCTGCGTGAATTCCCGATCCCGGTGACAGGATTTTCCAAGTACCGCGCAGCCATCCGCTGCTGGAACCTGGACCAAACCATTTCGATCTTCGACTCAACGAACACCTCCCCCGCGAATCTGCGTTCCAACCAGGAGACCTTGACGCATGCCTGA
- a CDS encoding DUF2271 domain-containing protein, with protein MLNRIALMLGITMLGVCQTTAEDWQATVEIPRLNVSEYHRPYVAIWIQDENRKCVANLAVWYQLTKSGEGEGTKWLPDLRQWWRRSGRSLQMPVDGVSSATRPAGKHELAFDDANQRFSKLPAGKYSLMVEASREVGGREVLELPFEWPSQTTQKLKAAGKEELGAITFVIPPSQ; from the coding sequence ATGCTGAACCGAATTGCGTTGATGCTCGGCATCACAATGCTTGGCGTTTGCCAGACAACCGCTGAAGACTGGCAAGCCACCGTCGAAATCCCACGGTTGAACGTTTCGGAATACCACCGGCCCTATGTGGCGATCTGGATCCAAGACGAAAACCGGAAGTGCGTCGCGAACCTGGCCGTTTGGTACCAACTGACCAAATCCGGAGAAGGCGAAGGCACCAAATGGTTGCCAGACCTTCGTCAGTGGTGGCGTCGTTCAGGACGCTCCTTGCAAATGCCCGTGGATGGCGTCTCCAGCGCGACACGTCCCGCCGGCAAGCACGAGTTGGCATTTGATGATGCCAACCAACGGTTCTCCAAATTGCCCGCCGGCAAGTACAGCCTGATGGTCGAAGCTTCGCGAGAAGTCGGTGGCCGCGAAGTCTTGGAACTGCCCTTTGAATGGCCTTCCCAAACAACTCAGAAACTAAAAGCCGCTGGCAAAGAAGAACTCGGCGCAATCACGTTTGTCATTCCACCCTCCCAATGA
- a CDS encoding prenyltransferase/squalene oxidase repeat-containing protein, translated as MHWDSNPSGPTSARRKFRLSRRIFVTTCAAAIISLPAHGQEAGASSEAKTISKTEQLRQEIVSKGLAFLAKEGQSEQGTFSDRVGPGVTALAVTSALRNGQTLDDPMVAEGLKALAGYVKPDGGIYGNGRLKNYETCVAMVCFAEANKTGQYNEILKRAKGFVTGIQYGSGTRDPSDPWYGGVGYSGAGRPDLSNTAYMIEALRAVETPASDPAIQSALVFISRCQNLDSEFNDTQFADKVDDGGFYYEIPTTKIDPSTSEERFTPNGGLRSYGSMGYTGLKSMIFAGLTKEDPRVKAARQWIQDHYSVEKNPGMGTAGLYYYYHTFAAALDAAGLETVADSEGQEHDWKADLVAELAERQNEDGSWSNDNQRWFENDKNLATSFALMALGHCQ; from the coding sequence ATGCATTGGGATTCCAACCCTTCCGGACCGACATCCGCTCGCCGAAAATTCCGCCTCAGTCGCCGGATATTTGTCACAACGTGTGCGGCAGCGATCATCAGCTTGCCTGCTCACGGCCAAGAAGCAGGGGCATCGTCGGAAGCAAAAACAATCAGCAAAACGGAGCAGCTTCGGCAGGAAATTGTCAGCAAGGGGTTGGCTTTTCTGGCCAAAGAGGGGCAATCCGAGCAAGGAACGTTTTCAGATCGAGTCGGTCCTGGTGTGACGGCGCTCGCGGTCACATCGGCACTGCGGAACGGACAAACCCTCGACGATCCGATGGTCGCCGAGGGACTCAAAGCACTGGCAGGCTACGTCAAACCCGACGGTGGCATTTACGGAAACGGTCGGCTGAAAAATTACGAAACCTGTGTCGCGATGGTGTGCTTTGCCGAAGCGAACAAAACCGGGCAGTACAACGAAATTCTGAAGCGAGCCAAGGGGTTCGTGACCGGGATTCAGTACGGTTCCGGAACCCGTGATCCTTCCGACCCGTGGTACGGTGGCGTGGGGTATAGCGGGGCTGGCCGACCGGATCTCTCCAACACGGCGTACATGATCGAAGCCTTGCGAGCCGTGGAAACTCCGGCCAGTGACCCTGCCATTCAAAGTGCGTTGGTGTTCATTTCCCGCTGCCAGAACCTCGACAGCGAATTCAACGACACACAGTTTGCCGACAAGGTGGACGACGGCGGGTTCTACTACGAAATCCCGACGACCAAGATTGATCCGAGCACGTCGGAAGAACGCTTCACCCCCAACGGCGGACTTCGCAGCTATGGATCGATGGGATACACGGGGCTCAAGAGCATGATCTTCGCCGGTCTGACCAAGGAAGACCCTCGCGTGAAAGCTGCTCGACAATGGATCCAAGACCACTACAGCGTCGAAAAGAATCCCGGCATGGGAACCGCCGGGCTGTATTACTACTACCACACCTTCGCGGCCGCGCTCGATGCAGCCGGGCTCGAAACGGTTGCCGATTCCGAGGGCCAGGAACATGACTGGAAAGCAGACTTGGTCGCTGAGCTCGCCGAACGTCAAAACGAAGACGGGTCGTGGAGCAACGACAACCAACGCTGGTTTGAGAATGACAAAAACCTCGCGACCAGTTTCGCGTTGATGGCACTGGGACACTGCCAGTGA